The Penicillium oxalicum strain HP7-1 chromosome VI, whole genome shotgun sequence genome window below encodes:
- a CDS encoding Malate synthase, glyoxysomal yields MAASVDSHLKDVAILANIPNEARKILTKEACAFLAILHRTFNPTRKALLQRRIDRQAEIDKGHLLDFLPETKHIRENDAWKGAPPAPGLVDRRVEITGPTDRKMVVNALNSDVWTYMADFEDSSAPTWENMINGQVNLYDAIRRQVDFKQGGKEYKLRTDRKLPTLIARARGWHLDEKHFTVDSEPISGSLFDFGLYFFHNAKELVDRGAGPYFYLPKMESHLEARLWNDVFNLAQDYIGMPRGTIRGTVLIETITAAFEMEEIIYELREHSSGLNCGRWDYIFSFIKKFRQHPNFVLPDRSDVTMTVPFMDSYVKLLIKTCHRRGVHAMGGMAAQIPVKNDPAANEKAMESVRADKLREVRAGHDGTWVAHPALAPIASEVFNKYMPTPNQLYKRREDVHITANDLLNTNVPGKITEDGIRKNLNIGLSYMEGWLRGVGCVPINFLMEDAATAEVSRSQLWQWVRHNVTTAEGKRVDKSYALRLLQEQADSLSSQGAKGNKYQLAARYFAGQVTGEDYADFLTSLLYNEISSPGSAAKL; encoded by the coding sequence ATGGCTGCTTCGGTCGACTCACATCTCAAGGATGTGGCCATCCTGGCCAACATCCCCAACGAGGCCCGCAAGATCCTCACCAAGGAGGCGTGTGCCTTCCTCGCCATCCTGCATCGCACTTTTAACCCGACTCGCAAGGCCCTCCTGCAACGCCGGATCGACCGCCAGGCCGAGATCGACAAGGGTCATCTCCTCGACTTCCTCCCCGAGACCAAGCACATCCGCGAAAATGACGCATGGAAGGGCGCTCCCCCCGCACCAGGCTTGGTGGACCGTCGGGTCGAGATTACAGGTCCGACAGATCGCAAGATGGTCGTCAACGCCCTCAACTCAGACGTCTGGACCTACATGGCCGATTTCGAGGACTCATCTGCCCCGACGTGGGAGAACATGATCAACGGCCAGGTCAACCTGTACGATGCCATTCGCCGCCAGGTCGATTTCAAGCAAGGCGGTAAGGAGTACAAGCTGCGGACAGACCGCAAGCTGCCCACGCTCATTGCTCGTGCCCGTGGCTGGCACCTGGATGAGAAGCACTTCACCGTGGACAGTGAGCCCATCTCCGGCTCTCTCTTCGATTTCGGCCTGTACTTCTTCCACAACGCCAAGGAGCTGGTTGACCGGGGCGCCGGTCCCTACTTCTATCTGCCCAAGATGGAGTCGCACCTCGAGGCTCGTCTCTGGAATGACGTCTTCAACCTGGCTCAGGACTACATTGGCATGCCCCGTGGCACCATCCGTGGTACCGTGTTGATCGAGACCATCACGGCCGCCtttgagatggaggagatcatcTATGAACTGCGCGAGCACAGCTCCGGCCTGAACTGTGGCCGCTGGGACtacatcttctccttcatcaaGAAGTTCCGCCAACACCCCAACTTTGTCCTGCCGGACCGTTCCGACGTCACGATGACCGTGCCCTTCATGGACTCCTACGTGAAACTGCTGATCAAGACCTGCCACCGTCGTGGCGTCCACGCCATGGGAGGCATGGCGGCCCAGATCCCCGTGAAGAACGACCCCGCGGCCAACGAGAAGGCCATGGAGTCTGTCCGTGCCGACAAGCTCCGTGAGGTTCGTGCTGGCCACGACGGCACCTGGGTCGCTCACCCGGCCTTGGCCCCCATCGCCTCCGAGGTCTTCAATAAGTATATGCCCACGCCGAACCAGCTGTACAAGCGCCGCGAGGACGTCCACATCACTGCCAACGACCTTCTCAACACCAACGTCCCCGGCAAGATCACCGAGGACGGAATCCGTAAGAACCTCAACATCGGTTTGAGCTACATGGAGGGCTGGCTCCGCGGTGTCGGTTGCGTCCCCATCAACTTCCTCATGGAGGATGCCGCCACTGCCGAGGTCTCCCGTTCCCAGCTGTGGCAGTGGGTTCGCCACAACGTCACCACCGCTGAAGGCAAGCGGGTGGACAAGTCCTACGCGCTGCGACTGCTTCAGGAGCAGGCCGACAGCCTGTCTTCCCAGGGGGCCAAGGGTAACAAGTACCAGCTGGCAGCTCGCTACTTTGCTGGCCAGGTGACTGGTGAGGATTATGCCGACTTTTTGACGAGTCTGCTGTACAATGAAATTTCCTCGCCGGGCTCTGCGGCCAAACTGTGA